The Streptomyces sp. NBC_01197 genome window below encodes:
- a CDS encoding DUF4192 domain-containing protein — translation MNKHDETNGPSPVQEQVTLRGPAELADALPYLLGFHPTNSVVMVALHGVRGRFGGRLRLGIPRSPQEWQPVADQLADGLVTGSESRGRRPEGIIVFLCQDPGPGETPADVMERLRPFAQHLRTACGARDVPVPEALCISDGRFFSYCCPDTRCCPSDGNAMALPGTSVMAAAAAYAGIQVRGSLQEMEARLTPWQPPRTAAQERALDEAAGALVPRILAGADREQVGQETLDTARRLVRRIGRTPQPPGWAEADTADDALITDDEAALVLLGLQDRTTRDRAAEWMEGPSAASVVRLWRALARRCVGPYAEYAAAPLTLAGWVAWSTGDEPGARVALGRALALDPEYIFARLLHQACNEGLDPEALRHCLRRERSSRVASGKPPALSGRRTSPKPPGARQDTLPGTDRPGPPAGRGRSRRRTGQRGSRTGR, via the coding sequence ATGAACAAGCACGACGAAACCAACGGTCCTTCGCCCGTCCAGGAACAGGTCACGCTGCGCGGCCCTGCCGAACTCGCCGACGCGCTGCCCTATCTGCTGGGCTTTCATCCGACCAACTCGGTTGTAATGGTCGCTCTGCACGGAGTCCGTGGCCGTTTCGGCGGACGCCTCAGGCTCGGTATCCCACGTTCGCCGCAGGAATGGCAGCCGGTCGCCGACCAGCTCGCCGACGGGCTGGTCACCGGTAGCGAGAGCCGAGGCAGGCGGCCGGAGGGCATCATCGTCTTCCTCTGTCAGGACCCGGGCCCGGGGGAGACCCCGGCGGACGTCATGGAGCGGCTTCGTCCGTTCGCGCAGCATCTGCGTACGGCCTGCGGTGCCCGAGACGTGCCTGTTCCCGAAGCCCTCTGTATCTCCGACGGCAGGTTCTTCTCCTACTGCTGCCCCGACACTCGGTGCTGCCCTTCCGACGGGAACGCCATGGCCCTGCCCGGCACTTCGGTGATGGCCGCGGCCGCGGCGTACGCGGGAATCCAGGTGCGAGGATCACTCCAGGAGATGGAGGCCAGGCTCACCCCGTGGCAGCCGCCCCGCACGGCGGCACAGGAACGTGCCCTGGACGAGGCGGCTGGTGCTCTGGTGCCGAGGATCCTGGCCGGTGCCGACCGTGAACAGGTCGGACAGGAGACGCTGGACACTGCCCGGCGACTCGTCCGCCGCATCGGGCGGACGCCGCAGCCGCCGGGCTGGGCAGAGGCCGATACGGCGGACGATGCGCTCATCACCGACGATGAGGCCGCTCTGGTCCTTCTCGGGCTCCAGGACCGAACGACCCGCGACCGTGCCGCCGAGTGGATGGAAGGACCGTCCGCCGCGTCGGTCGTGCGGCTGTGGCGGGCCCTGGCACGCCGCTGTGTCGGCCCGTACGCCGAATACGCCGCGGCCCCACTGACCCTCGCGGGTTGGGTGGCCTGGTCGACGGGTGACGAACCGGGTGCCCGGGTGGCCCTGGGGCGAGCTCTGGCCCTCGACCCCGAGTACATTTTTGCCCGACTGCTTCACCAGGCGTGCAATGAAGGGCTCGACCCCGAGGCACTCCGGCACTGCCTGCGCCGGGAGCGGAGCAGCCGGGTGGCATCGGGTAAGCCGCCCGCGCTCAGCGGCCGGCGTACTTCTCCCAAACCGCCGGGTGCCCGCCAGGACACCCTCCCGGGAACCGACCGGCCGGGGCCGCCCGCCGGGCGCGGTCGGTCGCGCCGCCGCACCGGTCAGCGCGGATCGCGGACTGGGCGATGA
- a CDS encoding FadR/GntR family transcriptional regulator, whose amino-acid sequence MTTLAHSMMTTARSAESGLAGSGELDRYPYAEAPGAGRAGAPSWGGDAEMGRAGRRATGSRGRGLHGQLVQQLGQMIVSGDLGADRPLVPEEIGQRFEVSRTVVRESLRVLEAKGLVSARPNVGTRVRPVSDWNLLDPDIIEWRAFGPQRDDQRRELSELRWTIEPLAARLAAGHGREDMQQRLADMVEIMSHALAQGDGVTFSRADAEFHALLIQLAGNRMLEHLSGIVSGALQVSGGPVTGCDRPTEISLVHHARIADALAANDPQAAEAAMRQLLTVHPEVERVVPAPRVH is encoded by the coding sequence GTGACTACCCTTGCGCACTCCATGATGACCACCGCCCGCTCTGCCGAGTCCGGCCTCGCAGGCTCGGGTGAACTCGACCGCTATCCGTACGCAGAGGCGCCCGGCGCCGGCCGTGCCGGAGCCCCTTCCTGGGGCGGCGACGCCGAGATGGGCAGGGCGGGCCGACGGGCGACGGGCAGTCGCGGCCGCGGTCTGCACGGTCAGCTGGTTCAGCAGCTCGGCCAGATGATTGTCTCCGGCGACCTCGGTGCCGACCGTCCGCTGGTTCCCGAGGAGATCGGACAGCGCTTCGAGGTGTCCCGCACGGTCGTGCGGGAGTCCTTGCGCGTCCTTGAGGCCAAGGGCCTGGTCAGCGCCCGTCCCAATGTCGGTACCCGGGTCCGCCCGGTCAGCGACTGGAATCTGCTGGACCCGGACATCATCGAATGGCGGGCATTCGGGCCGCAGCGTGACGACCAGCGACGGGAGCTGAGCGAGCTGCGCTGGACGATCGAGCCGCTGGCCGCGCGCCTGGCTGCCGGGCATGGGCGTGAGGACATGCAGCAGCGTCTCGCGGACATGGTCGAAATCATGAGCCACGCTCTGGCTCAGGGTGACGGGGTCACCTTTTCCCGTGCCGATGCCGAGTTCCACGCCCTGCTGATCCAGCTCGCGGGCAATCGCATGCTGGAGCACCTCTCGGGCATCGTCTCGGGCGCCCTCCAGGTATCGGGTGGCCCCGTCACGGGGTGTGACCGTCCCACCGAGATCTCTCTCGTCCACCACGCACGTATCGCCGACGCGCTCGCCGCGAACGACCCGCAGGCCGCGGAGGCGGCCATGCGTCAACTGCTGACCGTCCACCCGGAGGTGGAGCGCGTCGTTCCCGCGCCGCGCGTGCACTGA
- a CDS encoding glycogen debranching N-terminal domain-containing protein: MALSVPSGTRGAAGDHSAGPAPAVMPAGPRRRSELPSVHNALICVGLPGLAISPAHGQLTGQGFDGYYQSGRRLLSRCHVRVSGREPVAVRGGLIGAGRARFVAVVRLPGAVGPDPELIVERLRSADGTERITLRSASDRTLRVPVEIGLGTDLAFLGAVAAGSPGAELPASVHGAGLRWSGEGRHAVVTADPPPEDSLAATGLLRWKLELPPGGSRNIELRIRADAPSRPAGPLLGGVLSPASADGDDPRAQKLMRTSLEDLRAMLVRDPGHPVDIYPVAGVPWRCGFAPAEILWTARMTLPLGTRLAAATLRRLARTQLGGAGPGAGRIPGPLRDAGPHLPPSCTGMEATLLFPVLLAEARRWGLPEREVAGLLPAAERCLAWLRAAADEECLLGEPGAGGLQRAETQAHAHRAAVLAAELLDECGRPGADGWREWAGTLRSRFRQTFWIEDRTGGRPAAARTPDGQLVPHLGAGTAHLLDTGLLGGGSFAEGLLDKVRTEQVARLLGGPAMDSGWGLRSLGARERGHNPFGHRGGAVRVHETAVAVAGLAASGFEKEACSLLGGVLAAADTFGHRLPEMYAGVQRTEDSVPLPHPAACRPAAVSAAAGIQLLTTLAGIRPDVPAATVALRPMGSAPLGAIQMSGLSVAGEPFSVRISRLGLGMVEEAAAGLQLGL; the protein is encoded by the coding sequence ATGGCTCTCAGCGTCCCTTCAGGAACCCGCGGGGCAGCCGGAGACCATTCGGCAGGGCCCGCTCCCGCGGTCATGCCCGCAGGTCCACGCCGGCGAAGTGAACTGCCCTCCGTACACAACGCGTTGATCTGCGTGGGCCTCCCCGGACTGGCCATTTCGCCTGCTCACGGGCAATTGACCGGCCAGGGCTTCGACGGCTACTACCAGTCGGGGCGACGCCTCCTCTCCCGCTGTCATGTTCGGGTGTCCGGGCGTGAACCGGTCGCAGTCCGGGGCGGGTTGATCGGAGCAGGGCGAGCCCGGTTCGTCGCTGTGGTGCGTCTGCCCGGCGCCGTCGGGCCCGATCCCGAGCTGATCGTGGAGCGCCTGCGCTCCGCCGATGGCACGGAGCGGATCACACTGCGCAGTGCCTCGGACCGGACTCTGCGGGTGCCGGTGGAGATCGGGCTCGGTACGGACCTGGCGTTCCTGGGAGCCGTCGCGGCCGGATCTCCGGGGGCGGAACTGCCGGCCAGTGTCCACGGAGCCGGTCTGCGCTGGTCGGGAGAGGGGCGCCATGCCGTTGTCACGGCAGACCCTCCGCCGGAGGATTCGCTGGCCGCCACAGGGCTGCTCAGATGGAAGCTCGAACTGCCGCCGGGAGGTTCCAGGAACATCGAACTCCGGATCCGCGCGGACGCGCCGTCCCGCCCGGCGGGCCCGCTGCTCGGAGGTGTGCTGTCCCCGGCGAGCGCGGACGGCGACGATCCCCGGGCGCAAAAACTGATGCGCACCAGTCTGGAGGATCTGCGGGCGATGCTGGTCCGAGATCCGGGCCACCCCGTCGACATCTACCCGGTGGCGGGCGTGCCATGGCGCTGTGGGTTCGCGCCCGCGGAGATCCTCTGGACCGCCCGGATGACGCTTCCCCTCGGTACCCGTCTTGCCGCCGCCACGCTGCGCAGACTCGCCCGCACACAGCTCGGGGGAGCCGGGCCCGGTGCTGGGCGTATCCCGGGGCCACTCAGGGACGCCGGCCCTCATCTGCCGCCCAGCTGTACAGGGATGGAGGCGACGCTGCTCTTTCCTGTGCTGCTGGCGGAGGCCCGACGCTGGGGGCTGCCCGAGCGGGAGGTGGCAGGGCTGCTCCCCGCGGCAGAGCGCTGTCTCGCGTGGCTCCGCGCGGCGGCGGATGAGGAGTGTCTGCTCGGCGAGCCCGGAGCCGGAGGTTTGCAGCGCGCGGAGACGCAGGCGCATGCCCACCGCGCCGCGGTGCTCGCGGCCGAGCTGCTCGACGAGTGCGGCCGTCCAGGCGCGGACGGCTGGCGCGAGTGGGCCGGCACGCTCCGCAGCCGGTTCCGGCAGACGTTCTGGATCGAGGACCGAACGGGTGGCAGGCCCGCGGCCGCACGTACCCCCGACGGCCAACTGGTTCCGCATCTGGGTGCCGGGACGGCTCATCTTCTTGACACCGGTCTGCTTGGCGGTGGCAGCTTCGCCGAGGGGCTGCTGGACAAGGTGCGGACGGAGCAGGTGGCCAGACTCCTGGGCGGTCCGGCGATGGATTCCGGCTGGGGGCTCCGCAGCCTCGGTGCCAGAGAGCGGGGCCACAATCCGTTCGGGCACCGGGGTGGCGCCGTGCGCGTGCATGAGACGGCTGTCGCGGTAGCTGGGCTGGCCGCCTCGGGATTCGAGAAAGAGGCGTGTTCGTTGCTGGGCGGAGTGCTCGCTGCGGCCGATACCTTCGGCCACCGGCTTCCCGAGATGTATGCCGGCGTGCAGCGGACGGAGGACAGCGTCCCACTCCCGCATCCGGCGGCCTGCCGTCCGGCGGCTGTCTCCGCTGCCGCCGGGATCCAGCTGCTCACGACTCTCGCGGGGATCCGTCCCGATGTTCCGGCAGCAACGGTCGCACTCCGGCCGATGGGCAGCGCCCCACTCGGGGCGATCCAGATGTCAGGGCTGTCGGTGGCTGGAGAGCCCTTCTCCGTGCGTATCAGCAGGCTGGGCCTCGGGATGGTCGAGGAAGCTGCCGCCGGACTCCAGCTGGGGCTGTGA
- a CDS encoding RNA polymerase sigma factor: MSASTSRTLPPEIAESESVMALIERGKADGQIAGDDVRRAFEADQIPATQWKNVLRSLNQILEEEGVTLMVSAAESPKRPRKSVAAKSPVKRTATRTVAVKTTAARTVAATAAPSADSVDAVADDAEPAKKAAAKKTAAKKTAAKKTAVKKTAAKKTASKKDADELHDGDEAAEEAPVAKAGEEEEEGGEAKGFVLSDDDEDDAPAQQVAVAGATADPVKDYLKQIGKVPLLNAEQEVELAKRIEAGLFAEDKLANADKLAPKLKRELEIIAEDGRRAKNHLLEANLRLVVSLAKRYTGRGMLFLDLIQEGNLGLIRAVEKFDYTKGYKFSTYATWWIRQAITRAMADQARTIRIPVHMVEVINKLARVQRQMLQDLGREPTPEELAKELDMTPEKVIEVQKYGREPISLHTPLGEDGDSEFGDLIEDSEAVVPADAVSFTLLQEQLHSVLDTLSEREAGVVSMRFGLTDGQPKTLDEIGKVYGVTRERIRQIESKTMSKLRHPSRSQVLRDYLD; encoded by the coding sequence GTGTCGGCCAGCACATCCCGTACTCTCCCGCCGGAGATCGCCGAGTCCGAGTCTGTCATGGCGCTCATCGAGCGGGGAAAGGCTGATGGGCAGATCGCCGGCGACGATGTACGCCGGGCCTTCGAGGCTGACCAGATTCCGGCCACCCAGTGGAAGAACGTTCTGCGCAGCCTCAACCAGATCCTCGAGGAAGAGGGTGTGACTCTGATGGTCAGTGCCGCGGAGTCGCCGAAGCGCCCCCGCAAGAGCGTCGCAGCGAAGAGCCCGGTGAAGCGGACCGCCACCAGGACCGTCGCGGTCAAGACGACCGCGGCGAGGACTGTGGCGGCCACTGCCGCTCCTTCTGCCGACAGTGTGGACGCTGTGGCTGACGACGCCGAGCCCGCGAAGAAGGCCGCTGCCAAGAAGACGGCTGCCAAGAAGACCGCCGCGAAGAAGACGGCAGTCAAGAAGACCGCGGCCAAGAAGACCGCCTCCAAGAAGGATGCCGACGAGCTCCACGACGGCGACGAGGCCGCCGAGGAGGCCCCGGTCGCCAAGGCCGGCGAGGAGGAGGAAGAGGGCGGCGAGGCCAAGGGCTTCGTCCTCTCCGACGACGACGAGGACGACGCGCCCGCGCAGCAGGTCGCCGTCGCCGGTGCCACTGCGGACCCCGTCAAGGACTATCTGAAGCAGATCGGCAAGGTCCCGCTCCTCAACGCGGAGCAGGAGGTGGAGCTCGCCAAGCGCATCGAGGCCGGCCTCTTCGCCGAGGACAAGCTGGCCAACGCCGACAAGCTCGCGCCGAAGCTCAAGCGTGAGCTGGAGATCATCGCGGAGGACGGCCGCCGGGCCAAGAACCACCTGCTCGAGGCCAACCTCCGTCTGGTCGTCTCGCTCGCCAAGCGCTACACGGGCCGCGGCATGCTCTTCCTGGACCTGATCCAGGAGGGCAACCTCGGTCTGATCCGCGCGGTCGAGAAGTTCGACTACACCAAGGGCTACAAGTTCTCCACGTACGCCACCTGGTGGATCCGGCAGGCGATCACCCGGGCCATGGCCGACCAGGCCCGCACCATCCGTATCCCGGTGCACATGGTCGAGGTCATCAACAAGCTCGCGCGCGTCCAGCGCCAGATGCTCCAGGACCTGGGCCGTGAGCCCACCCCGGAGGAGCTGGCGAAGGAGCTCGACATGACCCCTGAGAAGGTCATCGAGGTCCAGAAGTACGGCCGTGAGCCGATCTCCCTGCACACTCCGCTGGGCGAGGACGGCGACAGCGAGTTCGGTGACCTCATCGAGGACTCCGAGGCGGTCGTCCCGGCCGACGCGGTCAGCTTCACGCTCCTCCAGGAACAGCTGCACTCGGTCCTGGACACGCTGTCCGAGCGGGAGGCCGGCGTGGTCTCCATGCGCTTCGGTCTCACCGACGGTCAGCCGAAGACGCTGGACGAGATCGGCAAGGTCTACGGCGTGACGCGTGAGCGCATTCGCCAGATCGAGTCGAAGACCATGTCAAAGCTGCGCCACCCGTCGCGTTCACAGGTACTGCGCGACTACCTCGACTAG
- a CDS encoding S1 family peptidase — translation MCRPIVRALTGVLALTVTALLLGVPGPASAAAVAVIGGQGVSVTDSPWVVAVSSRERFGGGRAGQFCGGVVVSPRAVVTAAHCLSQEVLGAPLGQVHDLSVVAGRSDLRTSAGREIRVRSTWTDPRYDRVSNAADLAVLRLSQALPPSYAMGIAEPHDPAEEPGTDATVYGWGDTAGTGNYPSGLHATRVSVLPDAQCASAYPGASSGTFQPGTMLCAGEPQGGHDACQGDSGGPLVARGRLIGLVSWGAGCGRAQSPGVYTRMSAMTQAVASHS, via the coding sequence ATGTGTCGTCCTATCGTCCGAGCGCTGACCGGCGTGCTGGCGCTGACCGTGACAGCACTGCTGCTGGGCGTGCCAGGTCCCGCGTCCGCTGCTGCGGTGGCAGTGATCGGCGGCCAGGGGGTGTCCGTGACCGACAGTCCCTGGGTGGTCGCGGTATCCAGCCGTGAGCGCTTCGGAGGAGGTCGTGCGGGCCAGTTCTGCGGGGGAGTGGTGGTGTCGCCGCGGGCGGTCGTGACGGCGGCCCACTGTCTGAGTCAGGAAGTCCTCGGGGCCCCGCTGGGCCAAGTGCATGATCTGTCGGTCGTCGCGGGCCGCAGCGACCTGCGTACATCGGCCGGCCGCGAGATCCGTGTGCGGTCGACCTGGACCGACCCACGGTACGACCGGGTCAGCAATGCGGCAGATCTAGCCGTGCTGCGGCTTTCCCAAGCGCTGCCGCCCTCGTATGCGATGGGAATCGCCGAGCCGCACGACCCGGCCGAGGAACCCGGCACGGATGCGACCGTCTACGGCTGGGGAGACACGGCCGGCACGGGGAACTACCCGTCGGGGCTGCACGCCACCCGGGTCTCCGTACTGCCGGACGCGCAGTGCGCGTCCGCTTACCCTGGGGCGTCGAGCGGTACTTTCCAGCCGGGGACCATGCTGTGCGCCGGTGAGCCCCAGGGTGGTCATGATGCGTGTCAGGGCGACAGCGGAGGGCCGCTGGTCGCTCGGGGACGACTCATCGGTCTGGTCTCGTGGGGAGCGGGCTGCGGGCGGGCGCAGAGCCCCGGTGTCTATACGCGGATGTCCGCGATGACTCAGGCCGTGGCGTCGCACAGCTGA
- a CDS encoding phosphotransferase family protein — MGGHLKAGERVVRTEVLRGGITAEMWRLIVGTRDGTTRDLVLRTFVNVEHAEDWLNREACALTLLTGTGVPAPRLVAVDPTAAHCESPSLLMTHLAGRTVLDDEGLESRVPVLARQLVAIHALRPAARPGKYVAWTTADTVVVPKGADATVWAAAIDVIRQPAPPYEGRFLHRDFQPGNVLFEVPSPTPADVRITGVVDWAQTSRGPADLDVAHCSTNLALLHGPAWGLRFAESYEEAGGVLAAAASERLYWRMRDGLAFSEEVQLVSQPWREAGRTDLTTRAVEERLDAYVTALMETLG; from the coding sequence GTGGGCGGGCATCTGAAGGCCGGCGAACGGGTCGTCAGAACCGAGGTGCTGCGCGGCGGCATCACCGCAGAAATGTGGAGGCTGATCGTCGGCACGCGGGATGGAACCACCCGTGACCTGGTGCTGCGGACCTTCGTCAACGTGGAGCACGCCGAGGACTGGCTGAACAGGGAGGCCTGCGCCCTGACCCTGCTCACAGGAACGGGCGTACCGGCTCCTCGACTGGTCGCGGTTGATCCGACCGCCGCGCATTGCGAGTCTCCCTCGCTCCTGATGACACATCTGGCGGGTCGGACGGTCCTCGACGATGAGGGGCTGGAGTCGCGCGTCCCTGTGCTGGCCCGTCAACTCGTGGCGATCCACGCGTTGCGACCCGCCGCGCGGCCCGGAAAGTATGTGGCGTGGACTACAGCCGACACCGTCGTCGTTCCGAAGGGCGCCGACGCGACGGTATGGGCCGCGGCGATCGACGTGATCCGCCAGCCCGCGCCTCCCTATGAGGGGCGGTTCCTGCACCGGGACTTCCAGCCCGGCAACGTGCTGTTCGAAGTTCCGTCCCCGACGCCGGCAGATGTCCGGATCACCGGCGTCGTCGACTGGGCACAGACCTCCCGGGGCCCCGCGGATCTCGATGTGGCGCACTGCTCCACCAATCTCGCGCTGCTGCACGGCCCGGCGTGGGGTCTGCGGTTCGCCGAGTCGTACGAGGAGGCCGGCGGGGTACTGGCCGCCGCCGCGAGCGAGCGGCTGTACTGGCGGATGCGGGACGGACTGGCGTTCTCAGAAGAAGTGCAGCTGGTGTCGCAGCCATGGCGGGAGGCAGGGAGGACAGACCTGACGACGCGAGCCGTGGAGGAGCGGCTGGACGCCTATGTCACCGCTCTGATGGAAACGCTGGGCTGA
- a CDS encoding NUDIX hydrolase produces the protein MSPYDPSAFPPFAVTVDLVVLTVRSHALCALAVRRGEAPYQGRWALPGGFVKTDEDLGAAAARELAEETGLCALDPSAPVPAPGNGAHLEQLGTYGDPKRDPRMRVVSVAHLALAPDLPAPRAGGDAHSARWAPVEVLLGQQGAVVRAAEPPELLAFDHARILADGVERARSKIEYSSLATAFCPQEFTVGELRRVYEAVWGVVLDPRNFHRKVTGTPGFLVPSGGTTTRQGGRPAQLFRAGGATLLNPPMLRPEV, from the coding sequence ATGTCGCCCTACGACCCGTCGGCCTTTCCGCCTTTCGCTGTCACCGTCGATCTGGTCGTGCTCACGGTGCGCAGTCATGCGCTGTGCGCACTGGCTGTGCGCCGCGGGGAGGCGCCCTACCAGGGCCGGTGGGCGCTGCCCGGCGGTTTCGTCAAAACGGACGAGGACCTCGGCGCAGCCGCTGCTCGGGAGCTGGCTGAGGAGACCGGGCTGTGCGCCCTCGATCCCTCGGCCCCGGTCCCCGCTCCGGGCAACGGCGCACACCTCGAACAGCTGGGCACCTACGGCGACCCGAAGCGCGACCCTCGCATGAGGGTCGTCAGTGTGGCCCATCTGGCACTCGCGCCCGACTTGCCCGCGCCCCGCGCCGGTGGCGACGCCCACAGTGCCCGGTGGGCTCCCGTCGAGGTCCTGCTGGGTCAGCAGGGAGCCGTCGTCAGGGCTGCCGAGCCACCCGAGCTCCTTGCCTTCGATCACGCGCGGATTCTCGCGGACGGTGTGGAGAGAGCCCGGTCGAAGATCGAGTACTCCTCGCTGGCCACCGCCTTCTGCCCTCAGGAGTTCACGGTCGGCGAGCTCCGCCGGGTGTACGAGGCGGTGTGGGGCGTGGTCCTCGATCCCCGTAATTTCCACCGCAAGGTCACCGGTACACCGGGCTTCCTCGTTCCCTCGGGCGGCACCACGACCCGCCAGGGCGGTCGCCCCGCGCAATTGTTCAGAGCGGGAGGTGCGACGCTGCTCAACCCCCCGATGCTCCGCCCCGAGGTCTGA
- a CDS encoding ABC transporter ATP-binding protein — protein sequence MLQAVGLTSHPRRDLPPAVDDLTFEAEPGQITALLGAQGAGKTTALRLMLELDHGRGVTYFRGLPLHRIARPAAEVGTLLGDVPGNPTRTVRGQLRMLCAVTGMPASRADELLEGVDLVSLADQRLGSLSHGMDRRLGLAVALLADPQTLVLDEPTEGLSPRDSSWLFGVLRDHAAQGGTVLYTTSDPKAAARTADHVVTIDAGRLAADQEGAEFARTRLRPRVAVRTPHPARLAGLLGREAREGHRSVEVVMEGGSRLSVYGSSCAEVGEAAFRNGVLIHQLADETGDMGPTGEAGALTPGTSGSEPEPSESRTFHSEAPGPDGPPYGGSDRGPFGSAGPAADAPVLAARSALPELQSLIAARSELSEQQPVITPLPARGPCRPLRYELRRVFGVRTALLVVSVILPLSIALSVALARTGQTPLSHLLMAWPDLLPLPPAAFAAGLLGALAFGDEFRYPALAVGRGGVSGRFGLLVAKLAVSGATALLLALLTAVVDAGALRLVYGGVLGGIPQNWPSLVVGWSGLTVGCAWAGLLGAGVFRSTTAGLAAVLSVPVAVVPLVQAALAAPAARSVAGLPARLRELAWVWPHETDRWLIAALRLLSQPVGVALALSLAALLCAYLFTGLRGRARW from the coding sequence ATGCTCCAGGCCGTCGGACTCACCAGCCACCCCCGCCGGGATCTGCCACCCGCGGTGGACGATCTGACCTTCGAGGCCGAACCCGGGCAGATCACGGCACTACTCGGCGCCCAGGGCGCCGGTAAGACCACCGCCCTGCGGCTGATGCTCGAACTGGACCACGGGCGTGGCGTCACCTACTTCCGGGGTCTTCCGCTGCACCGGATCGCCCGCCCGGCCGCCGAAGTGGGAACCCTGCTCGGTGATGTGCCCGGGAACCCCACGCGTACCGTGCGCGGACAGCTGCGCATGCTCTGTGCTGTGACGGGGATGCCGGCCTCGCGCGCCGACGAACTGCTCGAAGGCGTGGATCTCGTCAGCCTCGCGGATCAGCGGCTCGGCTCGCTCTCTCACGGGATGGACCGCAGGCTCGGCCTCGCGGTCGCCCTGCTCGCCGACCCGCAGACGCTTGTCCTGGACGAACCCACCGAAGGACTCTCGCCACGCGACAGCAGTTGGCTCTTCGGCGTGCTCCGCGACCACGCGGCCCAGGGCGGCACTGTTCTGTACACCACGAGCGACCCCAAGGCGGCGGCCCGCACGGCCGATCATGTCGTCACCATCGACGCCGGACGGCTGGCGGCGGACCAGGAGGGCGCAGAGTTCGCCCGCACCCGGCTCCGCCCCCGGGTCGCCGTACGTACACCTCACCCGGCACGCCTTGCCGGACTGCTCGGCCGTGAGGCCCGCGAGGGGCACCGCTCGGTGGAAGTTGTGATGGAGGGCGGCAGCAGGCTCTCCGTCTACGGCAGCAGTTGCGCCGAGGTCGGTGAGGCGGCGTTTCGGAACGGCGTCCTGATCCACCAGCTCGCCGACGAGACCGGCGACATGGGCCCGACGGGTGAGGCCGGCGCTCTGACTCCCGGCACGTCCGGCTCCGAGCCCGAACCCTCCGAGTCCCGAACCTTCCACTCCGAAGCGCCCGGCCCCGATGGACCCCCCTACGGTGGATCCGATCGCGGGCCCTTCGGCTCCGCGGGTCCCGCTGCCGACGCCCCCGTACTCGCGGCCCGGTCCGCACTCCCGGAGCTCCAGTCGCTGATCGCGGCGCGATCCGAACTCTCCGAGCAGCAGCCGGTGATCACTCCGCTCCCGGCCAGGGGGCCGTGCAGGCCGCTCCGTTACGAGCTGCGGCGAGTCTTCGGCGTCCGGACGGCTCTTCTCGTCGTGAGCGTCATCCTCCCCCTCTCCATCGCGCTGTCCGTCGCACTCGCCAGGACCGGGCAGACGCCGCTCTCCCATCTGCTGATGGCGTGGCCCGATCTGCTTCCGCTGCCGCCCGCGGCCTTCGCGGCGGGACTGCTGGGCGCTCTCGCGTTCGGCGACGAATTCCGGTACCCGGCGCTGGCTGTGGGCCGCGGTGGTGTCTCTGGGCGGTTCGGCCTGCTGGTCGCCAAACTCGCAGTATCGGGTGCGACGGCCCTCCTGCTGGCCCTGCTCACGGCCGTGGTCGACGCAGGGGCCCTCCGGCTGGTGTACGGCGGCGTCTTGGGTGGTATCCCACAGAACTGGCCTTCGCTGGTCGTGGGTTGGTCGGGTCTGACGGTCGGCTGCGCATGGGCGGGGCTGCTGGGTGCGGGCGTCTTCAGGAGTACGACCGCGGGGCTGGCCGCCGTGCTGTCGGTACCGGTCGCCGTCGTGCCGCTGGTGCAGGCGGCCCTGGCGGCACCAGCCGCCCGCTCGGTCGCGGGGCTCCCCGCCAGGCTCCGCGAACTCGCGTGGGTGTGGCCCCACGAGACGGACCGCTGGCTGATCGCGGCTCTCCGCCTCCTGTCGCAGCCCGTCGGCGTGGCCCTCGCGCTGTCGCTCGCGGCCCTCCTGTGCGCGTATCTGTTCACCGGCCTTCGGGGCAGGGCCCGTTGGTGA
- a CDS encoding DUF7455 domain-containing protein has product MTTVLTPASPLTAADRCDRCGAQAYLRVVLTSGGELLFCAHHGRKFEPELKKIAADIQDETDRLTAVPSHSEEEDR; this is encoded by the coding sequence GTGACTACTGTTCTGACCCCCGCGAGCCCGCTGACGGCCGCTGACCGCTGCGACCGATGCGGCGCCCAGGCATACCTGCGCGTTGTCCTCACCAGCGGCGGCGAACTGCTCTTCTGCGCCCACCACGGTCGCAAGTTCGAGCCAGAACTCAAGAAGATCGCCGCGGACATCCAGGATGAGACGGATCGCCTGACGGCCGTCCCGAGCCATTCCGAAGAAGAGGACCGCTGA